From the genome of Hyalangium gracile, one region includes:
- a CDS encoding glycosyltransferase family 2 protein: MAGGTRLGVTVVMIPHNDEERALTRLRRDLLPSLALSWRLLDAELVVIDNSERQLTRLARAVRNNGLFPAKYRWNKGRNLYYGPAMNQAVREASRPFLLYVCANHGRMHDPTWIWDLLEPLVSDPSESVALTGSFYPSGPPSPMGFADWLEQVHVQGGVFAARTSVLARFPYPDGEYAHWGSDIYQSFQLQQHGYVLVDVPSVKSVWRSRVEGEHWKYVHDES, encoded by the coding sequence ATGGCCGGAGGCACGAGACTCGGCGTCACGGTGGTGATGATCCCGCACAACGACGAGGAGCGAGCCCTCACGCGCCTGCGGCGGGATCTGCTGCCGTCCCTGGCGCTGTCCTGGCGACTCCTCGATGCCGAGCTCGTGGTGATCGACAACAGCGAGCGCCAGCTGACCCGGCTGGCGCGCGCGGTTCGGAACAACGGGCTCTTCCCGGCGAAGTACCGCTGGAACAAGGGGCGCAACCTCTACTACGGCCCCGCGATGAACCAGGCCGTGAGGGAGGCGTCGCGCCCGTTCCTGCTCTACGTCTGCGCCAATCATGGCCGGATGCATGATCCGACGTGGATCTGGGATCTGCTCGAGCCCCTGGTGAGCGATCCGAGCGAGTCGGTGGCCCTCACTGGCTCCTTCTATCCGAGCGGTCCTCCCTCCCCGATGGGGTTTGCGGACTGGCTGGAGCAGGTGCATGTGCAGGGCGGTGTCTTCGCCGCGAGGACGTCCGTGCTGGCACGCTTTCCGTATCCGGACGGCGAGTACGCCCACTGGGGCTCGGACATCTACCAGTCGTTCCAGCTCCAGCAGCATGGGTACGTGCTGGTGGACGTGCCGTCGGTCAAGTCGGTCTGGCGCTCCCGGGTGGAGGGGGAGCACTGGAAGTACGTCCACGACGAGTCGTAG
- a CDS encoding LVIVD repeat-containing protein produces the protein MTKPFRFVLAMLILSSAWVGCDDDDEPSAPDGGVPDAGEEWDGSYVPLEELGDYIDPGRFAPCSSFVTTDAGAPVTCGSPESFDLSACSRSTLSQLSPDGIYEMYTRSESGSLSSMGFTISTTGGYEGMGIYPLVRKQIDTESFYVSGLRTLSDGGTQLYAYAGCSADSGQRYVGCYQTCINGGARRTTGTFEGVRLQRLSEPETSGITFVSEHRVEGLSTPLDVYVAKDHAYVVASTLGPAPANPVGGVAVFDVSDKAHPVLRKVLTVEGDTGWNAVWAKGDALYVGSGKHGVLVYDITHPADPQLVRGVPGDSFSVHTIYVDGNRMYAQAAGVNQVLIFDVSNPLDPVLLNRYTVPVDENGYGYPHDSFAYQSRLYINQMGQGYYVVDVTDAANPQPLGSYTYDTHIYNSTHANAVGTFAGRTIAFEGGENTNAHLRVLDVTDPARIVKIGEHRMRPQTSIHNMVLVGKRLYVAWYAEGLRVFDVSNPTRPREIAYANTFRDSDPGRKDGGLVGAIGIRVPGDGYVYVVDMTRGLLIYREP, from the coding sequence GTTCCGCTCGAGGAACTCGGCGACTACATCGATCCCGGCCGGTTCGCGCCGTGCTCCAGCTTCGTGACGACGGATGCGGGAGCCCCCGTCACCTGTGGCAGCCCCGAGTCCTTCGACCTGTCCGCCTGCAGCCGGAGCACGCTCTCGCAGCTGTCGCCCGATGGCATCTATGAGATGTACACGCGGTCCGAGAGTGGCTCATTGAGCTCGATGGGCTTCACGATCTCGACGACCGGGGGTTACGAGGGCATGGGCATCTATCCGCTCGTGCGGAAGCAGATCGACACGGAGAGCTTCTATGTCTCCGGTCTGCGCACCCTGTCCGATGGCGGCACGCAGCTCTATGCCTACGCGGGATGCTCCGCCGACAGTGGGCAGCGCTATGTCGGCTGCTACCAGACGTGCATCAATGGTGGGGCTCGCCGGACGACGGGCACCTTCGAGGGTGTGCGCCTGCAGCGGCTCTCGGAGCCGGAGACCTCCGGCATCACCTTTGTCTCGGAGCACCGCGTGGAAGGGCTGAGCACGCCCTTGGACGTGTACGTCGCCAAGGACCACGCCTACGTGGTGGCCTCCACCCTGGGGCCGGCACCAGCCAATCCGGTGGGCGGGGTCGCGGTGTTCGACGTGAGTGACAAGGCACACCCCGTGCTGCGCAAGGTCCTCACGGTGGAGGGCGACACTGGCTGGAATGCGGTCTGGGCCAAGGGAGACGCGCTCTATGTGGGCAGCGGCAAGCACGGCGTGCTCGTCTACGACATCACCCACCCCGCGGATCCGCAGCTGGTGCGAGGTGTTCCGGGGGACAGCTTCAGCGTCCACACGATCTACGTCGACGGGAATCGGATGTACGCCCAGGCCGCGGGCGTCAACCAGGTGCTCATCTTCGATGTGAGCAACCCGTTGGATCCGGTGCTGCTCAATCGCTACACGGTGCCCGTGGACGAGAACGGCTACGGCTATCCGCACGACTCGTTCGCGTACCAGAGCCGGCTCTACATCAACCAGATGGGGCAGGGGTACTACGTGGTGGACGTGACGGACGCGGCGAATCCCCAGCCGCTGGGCTCGTACACGTATGACACGCACATCTACAACTCCACGCACGCCAACGCGGTGGGCACGTTCGCGGGCCGTACCATCGCCTTCGAGGGCGGCGAGAACACCAACGCCCATCTGCGCGTGCTGGACGTCACCGACCCGGCGCGCATCGTGAAGATCGGCGAGCACAGGATGCGGCCGCAGACCTCCATCCACAACATGGTGCTGGTGGGCAAGCGGCTGTACGTGGCCTGGTACGCCGAGGGCCTGCGTGTGTTTGACGTCTCCAACCCCACGCGGCCCAGGGAGATCGCCTACGCGAATACCTTCCGCGACTCAGATCCAGGTCGCAAGGATGGCGGCCTCGTGGGCGCCATCGGCATCCGGGTGCCGGGTGATGGATATGTGTACGTGGTGGACATGACGCGCGGCCTGCTCATCTACCGCGAGCCGTGA